GATGTCACCGGTGATACCGGTAGTGGCATGCCCGAGAAGTTCGGAGACCACCTTCAGCGGGACGCCAGCTGCCAGGGCATGGGTGGCAATTCCGTGTCGGAGGTCGTGCAACCGGATCGGGGGCAGTCCGGCTTCGCGGGCCAACAGCGTGAACTGGTCGGTTACGTGGGCCGGGTGCAGGGGCGTTGTGGGACTCTGTTGCCCGTTGTGATGTGTCATGCGGCGAGTTCGAGTCGGGCGTAGTGACTGGTTCTGGTGGGCCCGAGGGGTGTGCCGGTCCACCAGGCGTCCAGCCGGATCAGGTTGATCGCGGTGGCGAGCAGGATGTGTTCAAGTCGGACTTTAGGTAGGCCTTTGTAGCGGCTGCGGCGGGCGTCACAGGCGTGAACGGCCTGGGCGATGGTGCCCTCGACGCCTGCGCGGGTGGCGTAGCGTTTGCGCCAGGTGTCGGTGTCCTGTTCGCGGCGGCGTTGTTGCAGGGCTTCGTGCTGCTCACGCGGGTGCAGGGTCAGGCCGCGGTAGCGGGCTTTGGTGCAGTCTGGTTTGGCCGGGCAGGCTGGGCAGCCGGCGTTGTAGAAGTCGACGTGGATGCGTGGGTGGCCGTCGATGATCGTGTCGATCCAGCGTGTGCTGGTCTTGCCCTGTGGGCAGGTCGCGGTGTGTGCGTCGAAGTCGATGGTGAAGTCGCCCAATCCGTAGCCGCGTCCTTCGCGTTCTTGGCGGCCGCCGACGATCGGGACCGGCCCGACCAGGTCGATGCCCAGGTGCGCGGCCTCCACGATCAGCTCGGCGCCCATGTAGCCGGCGTCGACCAGGTGCTCGGCCGGGCCGCGGCCGGCCGAGATCAGATCGTGTTCGACCCTCAGCGTCTGCGCCGCGTCGTCGGTCGGCGCGGTGGTGGTCACCACATGCATGATCAGGTGCGGTGCTGCATGCACGGCCTGCCGGTCGGTCAACCGCTCCGCGTACTGCAGCACGCTGACCAAAGCCAGCGTCACCGGCGACAGAGCCGGCCCACCCTGGCGTGGATACGCACCGGTGAAGTCGGCGTTGGTGAACACCACACCCAGCTCATCCCGCAGCCGCATTGCCAGACACCCCACCGGGAACACCGCCCGGGCCAACGCCGCCGTCGCGACCGGAACCGGCGGAGACGGAAGTGGACGCATCGACACGATGACCAGCTCCTTCACCCCGTATCAGAGGTCGTTATCCATTCTGCAGCGTCTCTCCGAACCGGGAGAAAGTCATCACAACGGGCAACAGAGTCCTACAGGGCCACGCAGATCGACACCGCTGCGCTAAACAACCAGCGGTTCGAGCCCGGCTCTTCAGGTGCCCGTCAGTCCGCCGTGTAGGCGGTGCTCAGCTCGCTTGCGACCTGCTGCAGGAGCGCGGTGTCAGCGGACGAGTCATCGGTGGCGGGGATGCCGCCGGTGGTGATCAGGGCCAGGGCGTTGCCGTGTTGGACGAAGTATTCGTGGGCATCGGTGCCCCAGTAGTCGAGGGAGCCCAGGGCCGGGGGCTTGCCGTCTGACATGCGGCTGGTGTGCAGGTACGCGAAGCCGCCGGTGATGTCGGCGGTCTTGTGCACGGAGTAGGTGAGCGGAGCCCCGGTCAGGTCGCCGTTGTGGGGCGCCGACGCGCAAGCGGTGTAGTCGGAGGATGCCAGGGTCAGTGCCTTCTGGGCGCTCGCGGTGTCCGGGAAAAACAGCTGCGTCTCGGTGAAGACGATGGCCGAGAAGCCCGTGGCGGGGACGAAGTGCTCCTGCTGCTCCCAGGGGTTCTCCGAGGTGATGAACGTGCGGAAGGCATCGGTGTCGCAGGAGTCCCAGTGTGCGGGCTTGGACGCGTTGTCTCCCCCGTCGGGCTTGACAGTGATCTTCCAGGTCATCGGCGGGGAGAAGGAAGGGACCTGCTGTGCGGTCAACCAGGCTGCCGCGACCGCTTTCGGATTGGTGTCGCCGGGGTTCCCCGGGCTCGTGGTGGTGGTCGTAGTGGCGGTGACGGCGGCCGCCGCCGACCGGGGAGTCAGGGGTGCTGCCCCGGCGCCGGTGGGGGCAGGCGGAGTACTCGATGATGAGCAGGCGCTCATCGACGCGGCGGAGGCGATGACAGCGAAGACGGCGGCGGCACGAAAGGTGGCTTGCACGGGTGGGTGTCTCCAGGCTCGGTAATAGGGGTTCTGGTATCAGCGCGGGGATGCCGTTCTCGTCCGGGGCCTCCGCGCTCGGCGGTCTCGGTCCGAGACCACTCAGTGGGAGTGACTACAGGTTGACGACAGCCAGCCACAGCTGGAACTCGAAGTCGCCGTCGCCGGTGTTGGCGTAGATCTGCAGCACCAACTGCCGCCCGTCGGGCAACCGCCACACGTCCAGCAGGCCCGAGTCGGAGTAGGCGACGACGTGGCCGTCCTCGCGACCATGCGTCGGCTCGCCGAACCGCGCCGTCAGCTGCTTCGACGCCTCCGCGAAGAAACAGGAGAAGTCGGACCCCTGCTCGTCCATCAGGAACGGGTACTCGCCCCAGGGGCCCTCGCCGACGTAGCTCTGGGCAAGGACTTCCAGCGCGCCGGTTCGCAGTTTGTATTCGAGGTCGTCCTCGTCCACCTCGTCCAGGTCATACACGTCGCGCTCGCCGTCGAAAACCAGCGAGTAAGGCACGAACTCGCGCGGCTCCTGCGCGATCAGTTCGTCGGCGATCGCGGCCACGTCGCCGGTGCGGGCCTCCGGCCGGAGGAAGAAGTCCTGAGAGTCCCGGTTCAGTAGCGGCTTGGATACGGAGAACACCGGCTCCTGCACGGTGAAACTCTTGCTCGCGGCGGATACGGTGCGAAGGGTCAGGCTCCGGCCACCGTCGCCGACCGCCGCGCGGCACACGTCACGACCCTCGGCGTCGACGTAGACCGTGTCCCCGTTCTCGGCCAGGAACGGGGCCAGGCCGGAGCTGTGCGCGAAGCCTGGGATCCAACCGTCGTCGTGGGTGCGCGGCTCCCG
The Catenulispora sp. GP43 genome window above contains:
- a CDS encoding tyrosine-type recombinase/integrase, which encodes MTHHNGQQSPTTPLHPAHVTDQFTLLAREAGLPPIRLHDLRHGIATHALAAGVPLKVVSELLGHATTGITGDIYTTVVDEAKRAAAAAIAGQIGV
- a CDS encoding transposase; the protein is MRPLPSPPVPVATAALARAVFPVGCLAMRLRDELGVVFTNADFTGAYPRQGGPALSPVTLALVSVLQYAERLTDRQAVHAAPHLIMHVVTTTAPTDDAAQTLRVEHDLISAGRGPAEHLVDAGYMGAELIVEAAHLGIDLVGPVPIVGGRQEREGRGYGLGDFTIDFDAHTATCPQGKTSTRWIDTIIDGHPRIHVDFYNAGCPACPAKPDCTKARYRGLTLHPREQHEALQQRRREQDTDTWRKRYATRAGVEGTIAQAVHACDARRSRYKGLPKVRLEHILLATAINLIRLDAWWTGTPLGPTRTSHYARLELAA